In Rhizobium sp. ZPR4, a genomic segment contains:
- a CDS encoding uracil-DNA glycosylase, producing MISASDLTPAELAALLHFHADAGVDWLLEEQPVDRFAEFEAMRAARQGSRATQPRAAAPAPATRSQPERRAAAKPAASPAIAPPRAAPAIPDEQAVEQARFAAESARSLAELKTAIEAFNGCNLKNSARSTIFASGTPEGRIMVIGPMPSADDDREGTPFAGRAGQLLDRMLAAIGLQRDSILLTNVIPWRPPGNRAPSPPEIEICRPFIERQIALAEPKAVLLLGNFTARHFFGGGETIHGLRGQWREISILGRPVPAIASLHPQELLTAPINKRLAWSDLLAFKNYIAAEILG from the coding sequence ATGATTTCCGCCAGCGACCTCACACCGGCCGAACTTGCCGCCCTTCTGCATTTCCATGCGGATGCCGGCGTCGACTGGCTGCTGGAAGAGCAGCCGGTGGATCGCTTCGCAGAATTCGAAGCCATGCGGGCCGCACGGCAAGGCTCGCGCGCAACGCAGCCAAGGGCCGCAGCTCCAGCACCCGCCACACGGTCGCAACCTGAGCGTCGCGCCGCGGCAAAGCCGGCGGCATCTCCCGCGATAGCACCGCCGCGCGCAGCACCGGCCATTCCCGACGAGCAAGCCGTGGAGCAAGCCCGATTCGCGGCCGAAAGTGCGCGCTCACTTGCCGAGTTGAAGACCGCGATCGAGGCCTTCAACGGCTGCAATCTCAAGAACAGCGCCCGTTCGACGATCTTTGCGAGCGGCACGCCGGAAGGCCGGATCATGGTGATCGGGCCGATGCCAAGCGCCGACGACGACCGCGAGGGGACGCCGTTTGCCGGCCGCGCGGGACAGTTGCTCGACAGAATGCTCGCCGCCATCGGCCTGCAGCGTGATTCGATCCTGCTCACCAACGTCATTCCCTGGCGACCGCCGGGCAACCGCGCCCCTTCCCCGCCAGAAATCGAGATATGCCGTCCGTTCATAGAACGACAGATTGCGCTTGCCGAGCCGAAGGCGGTACTGCTGCTTGGCAATTTCACCGCCCGCCACTTCTTCGGCGGTGGTGAAACCATCCATGGATTGCGCGGACAATGGCGGGAAATCAGCATTCTCGGCCGACCCGTCCCCGCCATCGCCAGCCTGCATCCGCAGGAATTGCTGACCGCGCCGATCAACAAACGCCTGGCCTGGAGCGATCTTCTTGCCTTCAAGAATTATATCGCCGCTGAAATATTAGGCTGA
- a CDS encoding Hsp70 family protein, producing the protein MARALGFDFGTTNTVLAIADGSATQSVAFNSAAGTADSMRTALSFMKDPGLGAAALKVEAGHAAIRQFIDNPGDCRFLQSIKTFAASALFQGTLIYAKRHSFEDLMEIFVRRLRAYAGEGWPENVSRIVTGRPVHFAGANPNPTLATERYNAALARFGFPEIHYVYEPVAAAFYFAQHLKKDATVLVADFGGGTTDYSLIRFETHGGKLTATPIGHSGVGIAGDHFDFRMIDNIVSPAIGKGSFFKSFDKLLEVPTSYYANFGRWNQLSIFKTSREYADLKTLVRSSLEPEKLEAFIELVEHDEGYPLYQAVSATKMALSAQEEAEFNFPPLGKAGRKQVRRADFETWIAEDLVRIEGALDDVLTTTNTSPDAIDKVFLTGGTSFVPAVRRIFTERFGQERIETGGELLSIAHGLALIGERDDIAQWTA; encoded by the coding sequence GACGAACACGGTCCTGGCGATAGCCGATGGATCTGCGACACAATCGGTCGCCTTCAACAGCGCTGCCGGTACGGCGGACAGCATGCGCACGGCGCTCTCCTTCATGAAGGACCCTGGGTTGGGCGCGGCCGCACTCAAGGTCGAGGCCGGGCACGCGGCGATCCGGCAGTTCATCGACAATCCTGGCGACTGTCGCTTCCTGCAGTCGATCAAGACCTTCGCGGCGAGCGCCCTCTTCCAGGGCACGTTGATCTACGCCAAGCGGCATAGCTTCGAGGATCTGATGGAGATCTTCGTGCGCCGCCTGCGTGCCTATGCCGGAGAGGGATGGCCGGAAAATGTTTCACGCATCGTCACTGGGCGACCCGTGCACTTTGCCGGCGCCAATCCGAACCCAACCCTTGCCACCGAGCGCTATAATGCCGCTCTTGCGCGGTTCGGCTTTCCGGAAATCCATTATGTCTACGAGCCGGTGGCAGCCGCCTTTTACTTCGCGCAGCATCTGAAGAAGGATGCGACCGTGCTGGTCGCCGACTTCGGCGGCGGCACGACCGACTATTCGCTCATCCGCTTCGAAACCCACGGCGGAAAGCTGACCGCGACGCCGATCGGCCATTCCGGCGTCGGTATTGCCGGCGATCACTTCGATTTCAGGATGATCGACAACATCGTTTCGCCGGCCATCGGCAAGGGCAGTTTCTTCAAGAGCTTCGACAAGCTTCTGGAAGTGCCCACCTCCTACTACGCGAATTTCGGCCGCTGGAACCAGCTTTCGATCTTCAAGACCTCGCGCGAATATGCCGACCTGAAGACGCTCGTGCGCAGCAGCCTCGAGCCGGAAAAGCTGGAGGCCTTCATCGAACTCGTCGAACATGATGAGGGATACCCGCTCTATCAGGCAGTATCGGCGACGAAGATGGCGCTTTCCGCCCAGGAAGAGGCCGAATTCAACTTCCCGCCACTTGGCAAGGCCGGACGCAAGCAGGTGCGCCGCGCCGACTTCGAGACATGGATTGCGGAAGATCTCGTCCGCATCGAAGGCGCGCTGGATGACGTGCTGACGACCACGAACACATCGCCTGACGCGATCGACAAGGTGTTTCTGACGGGAGGCACCTCTTTCGTGCCGGCCGTGCGCCGCATCTTTACGGAACGTTTCGGCCAGGAGCGGATCGAGACGGGCGGCGAATTGCTGTCCATCGCTCATGGTTTGGCCCTGATCGGCGAACGCGACGATATCGCCCAGTGGACGGCCTGA